One Aegilops tauschii subsp. strangulata cultivar AL8/78 chromosome 2, Aet v6.0, whole genome shotgun sequence genomic window, CCTTAATTAGTGATTTACCTAATTTGTTTGGGGCCGTTTTTTTTTGGGCTGTATGTCTTAGACCTAAAAGCCCAGTTTGATAGGCTTTCACGTTGGATTGCCTAAAAAAAACATGATCACGATGAAACGCACTTGGACAAAAACATGAGTCGAGAAGATTTATCTGCTGTGGCCATCCATAAATAACCCTAGCCGTCTCTCTCATCccttccctccctccctctcatcGTCGGCCGCAGGAGCAGGATCCCATCCGCCTCTGCCGCCGTTGACACTCGCCGCGAATCTCCTTCCGGTACGTTCCTCACCGTCGCTTTCCCTCGATGCGGCCTCCCTCCTCTCAATTTCGTTGTTTCCTTggcaaaaaaagaaggaaaaaaattCGCGGTTCCGATCGGGGACCATCGGGCGTGGTCTTCCGTGCCCTATTAGCCGATCGATAGATCGATCGATGCATGCATGATGCGCGTTTATTCTATCCAGTTCGATCGAGTATGTGGAAATTCGTCTGTGCCTGCCTAGAAATCTGGAGTGTAGCTAGGTTTGATTGTTGTTTTTGCCTGCGTGCTTGTTTCAGAGCCGTTCCGTGGAGAGGAGGAGGCATGGCAATGCGGAGGCTGCTTCAGGGGGTCGTTCTGCCGCGGACGACGGGCCGGTGTGTTGGGGCGTCCTCCTTCTCCACGTCCACGGAGGCCATCCGCGCAACCCTCTTCCCCGGCGATGGCATCGGGCCGGAGATCGCCGAGTCGGTGAAGCAGGTGATCAATGTTGCAGGCGTGCCAATAGAGTGGGAAGAGCATTACGTCGGCACGGAGGTTGATCCCAGGACACAGAGCTTCTTGACATGGGAAAGCCTGGAGTCCGTGCGGAGGAACAAAGTTGGCTTGAAAGGCCCCATGGCCACACCCATCGGAAAAGGCCACCGCTCTCTGAATCTCACGCTGAGGAAGGAGCTCGGGCTCTACGCCAATGTCAGGCCTTGCAACAGCCTCCCGGGGTACAAGACCAGATACGATGATGTGAACCTGGTGACAATCCGCGAAAACACTGAAGGGGAGTACAGCGGCCTCGAGCATCAGGTCGTGAAGGGCGTCGTTGAAAGCCTGAAGATCATCACCCGCCAGGCGAGCCTGAGGGTCGCGGAGTACGCCTTCCACTACGCCAAGGCCAATGGCAGGGAGAGGGTCTCGGCGATACACAAGGCCAACATCATGAGGAAGACAGACGGGCTTTTCCTACAGTGCTGCCGCGAGGTGGCCGCCAAGTACCCTGAGATCAAGTACGAGGAGGTCGTCATCGACAACTGCTGCATGGAGCTCGTCAAGGACCCTGGCACGTATGATGTGCTGGTCATGCCGAACCTGTACGGCGACATTATCAGCGATCTGTCCGCTGGTTTGATTGGAGGCTTGGGCTTGACTCCCAGCTGCAACATTGGTGAAGGCGGCATTTGTCTCGCGGAGGCCGTTCATGGCTCTGCGCCTGATATCTCCGGCAAGAACCTTGCAAACCCGACTGCTCTTATGCTGAGTGCTGTCATGATGTTGCGCCACCTCCGTTTCAACGACCAGGCAGACCGCATCCACAATGCCATCCTCCGCACCATCGCCGACGGCAAGTACAGAACCGCTGATCTTGGTGGCAAGTCATCGACGTCAGACTACACAAAAGCAGTTTGCGGTCATATCTGAATATCTGATTGAGCACCACCCCTTGctctttctttctcttttttattcCCCAAATTTTGTTTGCTATTATATTTGGCACGGTTTAGTTAAGACCGTCGAAGAATAATCGTCACATTCTTGTTCTTGGAAAAGTTTTACCAACTTTGTAGTCAAGGTCGTCCATAATAATCATTGATTGGCAGCATCAGCGCATATAGTTTGTTCGGTCAAGTTGTTGAAGAACTGGATTTCGGTCTGTAAAAATAAACCTAGCTCGCCGTCTCTGTTACCTCTGTTGCTGTTTTGGTGCCATGTGATTGTTGTCGTATCTCGCAGACATTGCGGTCAGATCAAGCCTGCTCTCTAATGCCCTCCTACGTTTTCCCAGTGAATCACCAAACCGTACCATATCCTTCGTCTCGTCTTGCATCCACTTATATAGATTTCCAAAGCAAAGAATAGCTCGTTAGCCGGGCGTATGTGTCGAGTACTGAATTTTGAAGTTAATTGTTAATAATAATCTACTCTCTAGTCTGTACTCAACGAACCGGGAAGTGAAAATTCGTTCTGTGCTACACGACGCCCatcatcaacggcggcggcatCGGCATGACTCGCATCTGACCGTATCATCGACAACACCTCTGATAAACCTGCAGCATGCGCGTGTGTGTGGATTCCGTCTGTGATTCTGTGAGATCATTGTTAGTGAACAGCTAAAGCTAGATCAGGATTCAGGAAGGGACTAATCATTCGTGTGGGTTGTAGTTTGTAGCCTGGACTCTACTGCTTGGTCTTGAATTTATGTGATGCACCAGGAGTACAATTTATTGCTCCAGTTTGGGATGTGAAGCTTGTTGGCCATCACTCAAGGACTAATTGACAATGAAAAAATAGCGTGGCCCTTAAAATATGCTATTAGGGTGCTATAGCGAGCAATTAGCGAGACATTGTACACTGAATTTCATGGATGAGTGCGGTGGAAAATCGAAAACTGATTATATATGTTCATGGATTTAGATCTTGGCGGTATCTCGAGACATTCTACTAATGCCCAGTACATACGAATCTGTCGCCCGTGCGTGGATGGAGCCGCCTCGCGTCTGGATGGAGACGACACACACCTAGACACCATGCTTGCCTCACGCACATCTGAGCCAGATCGTTCCATCTGTCTTTCAGGTCCATCTTTAGagtagtttttgtttttctgtacTTCGCAATTTGGAAGCAAAATCGCGTGAGTTATCGATTATAGAAGtttagaactgacatacaaacaGAAATACATTTTTTAGAAATTAGATTCGCCATGAAACAAACAAATACAACAAAGTCGTCGTGAATGAAGGATTCTCTGTCAATAATTCCGTCTGAACTTTTTACTTGATCCAACTTCCAAGCACGTATAGATGTGAAACCACAGCAACAGGATCGGTGACACTAAATTAAGCTGTGACAAATAAATAGCTTGTGTCAACAAGAAGAGAAACTTCGTGCAGCTCCACGAGCTGGCCGGGGCAGCATGGTTTCCTCCACCACGTGTGTGGGGTCTGCACTGTAATGTATGTCCGTTACAACGACGAGAATGAGAAGGTTAACTTGGTTTTTATTAGTTGCAGTGTCATTGCCCTTGTTTCCTCTTATGTTTCTATGATTAGACTTTTGGACTGGCGATCTGCAGGGTCGGCGCGAGGAATTGTTGTTATGACTTATGAGGTCCAGTGCCGGTGACCAGATTAACAGTGTCCTAGGCTAGGGGTACTaaccatccccccccccccccccccccccccccccccgttcaTGGCCGGGCCGAGGACCCCTAGACAACCGACGAGTGGGCCATGTGTACCATCCCCCTCGGCATACTCAAGATGGAATTCTCCAAAGATTTGGCGCACATTTCAAGACACGTTCGAATCATCGACATATTTATCCCTGGACGTAACCAACCCACATGTAACCATAGGTACCGCCGGTGCCTATATAAGCAGGGGAGTTTAGTCCGTAGGGTTAAGTTAGAGACATTCACATATGATCTCAAGGTAAATCATCATGTACTTTGTACTCCATCACAATCAATACAATAGaagcaggacatagggttttacctctccgagagggccagaacctgggtaaaacatcgtgtccctctTTGTCCTGTTACCATCTAGCTAATATCaccagcttgggaccccctacccgagatccaccggatCCAACAGGTCCCGTTGTATTTAGTAAAACAGTAAGGTGTAAAAGATCCATTCATATGTATCCATTGTTATATCATAGAGGAAATATGCGATCTAAAAGTTCATGATTTCTCTGTAAGGTGTCTAACCAAAAGAGACCACTCTACAAAAGTTCTCTCAAAGCTGCCATTAGAAGGGAAATATCAAGAAAGAATCATCTCCATGGTCTGCCTATGTGTGTACAAAACTACAAAAATACAACTTTTTACTCTTATATTTTACTACCTACTATGCAATCTGTTGTCGTTTGTTGCCTCTGAAATTCCATTAAGATCTCACATATTGATAACTGCGGGGTCACATTGAAGGAAAATTTCAGTGTGATTTGGATGGATAATTGTGATTCATTGGCTTACATAGTTGATTTGGATGGATAATTGTGATTCCTTGGCTTACATAGTGAGATTGTGCTCAATCTTGACCCTAAATCAGTACGCATAGCTGAAGATGCTTATGAATTCCCGTTTCATATTTTTCAACGTGAAAACAATATCCAGTCTATCTGGATGAAGTCTGTTTCTTTAAAGCCACCTCGAAACTTTTACGGATTCATGAAGGTCACGAAGTTCACAATTAGTGCTGTGTGTATCATGGAGGATATGGGGAACTTGATCTCAAATTGTCTTGCTCTTAGGTTTTTGGACATCATTCATTGCTAGTTTGGTAAACTAAAGCTACATGGAACATTTCGCCGCCAACAACATGTACGTGTTCCAGTGTGTGTGAGATGCTAGCAATCGAGTTAGAGCATCTTTAGCAGATCGAGTTAGAGTATTTACGATACAGGTTGAAAAAAACGCATCGAATAAATCCTGTAAAATAGCATATCCCATATTTTTTTACATGTTCCCGTATATTAGAGCACCCATCCATCTTATATGGAGGATTCAATCTGTTTTCTGAAACCGGTCAACGCCGGAGCGGGGACCTGGCGACGCCAGGTGCGAGCAGCGTGCAGACAGAGGAGCTCGGCAACGGCTGGCCGGAGCATCGCCAGAGCACGTGGCAGGATGGAGCGCCGTCTGAACGTGCGCATGACGGGTTTTGTTGGTTTTAATGGCCAAATTGAGCTTGCACTCTATATTCTCGAGAACACACGGTCACTCGAATCCATGACGATCGACCCATTTGGTCTTAAGCAAGGTCGATCGGAGAAAAACCCAAAGTGGTTATATGATGTCCGAGTTGGCCGAGAGTTTGCTCATGGGTTTCTGGACCTTGAAAAATATCGTCATGTATTTACGATATTATGATTGCAACCTAGCAAGGCAGGGGAAAAAGATCCTATACGACCGGGTCGTACCGACCCGATCGTGAGACCCACCCCCTCGTGCGCCAGCTGGCCATCCGAATCTCAGTGCACCGTTCCTCGCCCGACCTCCAGCCCACCTCGTTCCCCATGTCCCACGCCCGTCCTTTAAGCTTCTAAACTGATTCATCTTCCAAAACGGAAAACCCATCTCCATCTCTTTCATCTCGCCGGCGACGGCGTGGCAAGATGGCGCCGCCTGATGACAGCAGCGAGGCACCGGATCATGGAACATATACGGCAACCCTTCCATCTAAACATCCTCTGCCCACATCTCCAATCATGGTGAGTTCAGTATACTAGTGCCCTCTTCCTAGGAAATTCCTTCTTTCTGAAGATTCTTAGAACTTTCGTACAAGCTATGTCCGGTAAGAACATCTCCAGCCGGCCCCCCAAGACGCCCCCACGGCCACTTTTTGGGCGCCGGCAGTAAAATATCCCCCCACTCGCGCCCCCAAAGCCCCACTTTTCGCCGGATTTAGAGAAATTTGACGCCGGCAGTACCACCCCAAACCCAGCCCCCTGGGGAGCAGCTGGGCGTGCCGGCGATGCCTTTTTCCTGGAGCGATGGAGGAATGAAGAGGCGCGGTCGGAGCATGCTCGAGGTGACCGGCCGTTCGCGTGGACGCCGCAGGTGTGGCTGGCCGCCTGTGCTCAAACGAGccaagctagctagctagcaagcGCGCACACAGCCGAATCGATTGGCTCTGCTttgctagctagctagctggGCACGAGTACTTGTACGCACAGGGATGGAGGTGGCCAGCGAACCCTCGTGCGGAGGAGCGAGCTCGGCGGCGAGGCCGGGCCGGCCGTGGCCTGGGGTGGGCACGGTCTGGGCACGGCTTGGGGGTGAACACGGCTGGAAAGATTTTCACCCCCAGGTCAAAATTTCCGCCGGCAGCCCCCCAAGCGGCGAAAAAAAGCCTCCTGGGAGGctcaacggctggagatgctctaagcagCCTGAGACAATATTCACCGATCAATGTGCTGCCATTATAAATGCTATTGGAAGGGTTTTCCCGGAAGCATGACATCGTCTTTGTTTATGGCATTTGTGGTCGCAACTGAGCCAGTCAGGTGGTGTGGTGTTAATCTGGAGCTGTGCTCGTAGAAGATGCTTCGCAGGCACAAGAGGATTAAGTCTATAAAATTTGGAGATAATGTGGGATCTAGGGTCTGTGTTGTGTGCGTAGCTTGGAAACCAAATAAGCAGGAGCACCGGTGACAAGAGGGAGTGTACAGACTTATACATgagtgtatgtatgtatgtatgtatgtatgtatgcatTAGTTGCACGTGAGAGTATATATGATGAGATATATAACGACACTTGCAGATGACTAGAATAGGGCGAAGTATCAAGTGAAAACGCTGATTCAGTGAAAATCTGGAAACTTGCGACCCGAGCCGTTGGATCTTTAATTGATGGCACAGATGAGAGGTGGGTTTGGTAACCAGCCACTTATGGCTATCTTTCATATAACCCCCTGTCCTACACACGAAGTCTTAGATCTCACCTCATCCATTGTCGCCTCCCCACGCCCCACCGCGAGGACCATGGCGCTGCTGCCGTCCACCACCGCGACGGCCGACGACGGGGCCTCCCCTACCGCGACGACCTAGAGCGGAACCAAGCCGTTCCCCACCGCGACGACAGACGACGGATCCATCCCTCGCTGCGACGACCTACTGCGTAGCCGTCCCCCATGGCGGCGCCGCCGGGCGGATGCTACGGAGGTATCCGGCGATAGCCGGCGGGGCTACCAACGGCGCTGATGTAGGCGTCCACCTCGCCGAAGCTCTCCTGTGCGAGGAAGGCTCCCGCAAGGCATGCTGCCGACGGGGCAGGCGGTGGAATGTGATGTTGCTCGTTTGAAGCTTGATTCTACAGTGCCTCCTTACAGCAGATTTGTTGTGCGTGCTTGTCATGTAGAGATGAAATTTCTGAATGCAATTTTGATCTTGTGAGGTGTTATCACTCAACGTGAAAGCATTGTTGATTCTCTTTATTTAGACTGAACGGTGCTCCAACGATGTAATCTGAGAATTTGTAAAGACAAAATTTTCTGAATACAAGCAAGTGTATGTCGGATGAAAGTTTACACATAATTCAGTCCAAGGGTGTATGTTGGGCGAGCAGGAGTCACAGCAGTGTGCAGCTTAGTTGCGGACAGCACGGCAGCTAATCTGATAAAATGTGAACTGATATACAGAATTTGTCTGAATGCCATATTGATGTACAGAATTTTGTGATGTAATCTGATTGAATGTGAACTGATATAGTCGGTCTATGTAATCTGTCCATGGATGTTGCTGTCAAATGTTATCACTGACTATCCATATGAACTTTGGGTACTGTTTATACTTAACTAATGGAGTGAATCAGTTCATTTTGCCAATAATTTTTGACAAGAGCTCTTATGGACAGAAGTTCATCTTGCCAATACTTTTGACAAGAAGCATGAATTTTCATGCAATTGGCAGAAATTAAACAAAAGGACAAAAACAAATGAGACGGCAAGATATCATG contains:
- the LOC109772564 gene encoding isocitrate dehydrogenase [NAD] catalytic subunit 5, mitochondrial-like; this encodes MAMRRLLQGVVLPRTTGRCVGASSFSTSTEAIRATLFPGDGIGPEIAESVKQVINVAGVPIEWEEHYVGTEVDPRTQSFLTWESLESVRRNKVGLKGPMATPIGKGHRSLNLTLRKELGLYANVRPCNSLPGYKTRYDDVNLVTIRENTEGEYSGLEHQVVKGVVESLKIITRQASLRVAEYAFHYAKANGRERVSAIHKANIMRKTDGLFLQCCREVAAKYPEIKYEEVVIDNCCMELVKDPGTYDVLVMPNLYGDIISDLSAGLIGGLGLTPSCNIGEGGICLAEAVHGSAPDISGKNLANPTALMLSAVMMLRHLRFNDQADRIHNAILRTIADGKYRTADLGGKSSTSDYTKAVCGHI